A genomic segment from Glycine soja cultivar W05 chromosome 20, ASM419377v2, whole genome shotgun sequence encodes:
- the LOC114401543 gene encoding protein NRT1/ PTR FAMILY 5.2-like codes for MTMEEGRVENEDYTQDGTVNIKGKPILRSKSGGWKACSFVVVYEVFERMAYYGISSNLILYLTTKLHQGTVSSANNVTNWVGTIWMTPILGAYVADAFLGRYWTFVIASTIYLSGMSLLTLAVSLPSLKPPQCFVKDVTKCAKASTLQLAVFYGALYTLAVGTGGTKPNISTIGADQFDDFHPKEKLHKLSFFNWWMFSIFFGTLFANSVLVYIQDNVGWTLGYALPTLGLLVSIMIFVAGTPFYRHKVPAGSTFTRMARVVVAALRKSKVPVPSDSKELYELDKEEYAKKGSYRIDHTPTLKFLDKACVKTDSNTSPWTLCTVTQVEETKQMIRMIPILVATFVPSTMMAQINTLFVKQGTTLDRHLGSFKIPPASLAAFVTVSLLVCIVLYDRFFVKIMQRFTKNPRGITLLQRMGIGLVIHTLIMIIASGTESYRLKVAREHGVVESGGQVPLSIFILLPQFILMGTADAFLEVAKIEFFYDQSPEHMKSIGTSYSTTTLGLGNFISSFLLSTVSNVTKKNGHKGWILNNLNESHLDYYYAFFAILNFLNLIFFAYVTRFYVYRVEVSDSIDKLAKELKEKTVSNVVNPKD; via the exons atgactATGGAAGAGGGCAGGGTCGAGAACGAGGACTACACACAAGATGGAACTGTCAACATTAAAGGGAAACCTATTCTTAGATCCAAAAGTGGTGGTTGGAAAGCTTGCTCCTTTGTTGTTG TATATGAGGTATTCGAAAGAATGGCTTATTATGGGATATCATCAAATTTGATCCTTTATCTTACAACAAAGCTTCACCAAGGCACAGTATCCTCTGCAAACAATGTCACCAATTGGGTTGGCACCATTTGGATGACACCCATATTAGGCGCCTACGTTGCTGACGCTTTCCTTGGCCGCTATTGGACTTTTGTCATAGCCTCCACCATTTATCTCTCG GGTATGTCTCTGCTTACACTGGCAGTGTCCCTTCCTAGCCTGAAGCCACCTCAATGCTTTGTAAAGGATGTGACAAAATGTGCCAAAGCCTCCACACTACAGCTAGCTGTGTTCTATGGTGCACTTTACACTCTAGCAGTGGGAACTGGAGGAACCAAGCCCAACATCTCCACCATAGGAGCTGATCAATTTGATGATTTTCACCCTAAAGAGAAGTTACACAAGCTATCCTTCTTCAATTGGTGGATGTTCAGCATCTTCTTTGGGACACTCTTTGCAAACAGTGTTCTAGTTTATATCCAAGATAATGTGGGGTGGACTCTTGGCTATGCTCTTCCAACTCTTGGCCTTTTAGTATCAATCATGATATTCGTGGCAGGGACACCCTTCTATAGGCACAAAGTGCCTGCAGGGAGTACCTTCACTAGAATGGCTAGGGTCGTTGTGGCTGCTTTGAGGAAATCAAAAGTTCCTGTTCCTAGTGACTCTAAAGAACTATATGAGCTTGACAAGGAAGAGTATGCAAAGAAAGGGAGCTACAGAATTGACCACACTCCAACACTAAA GTTTCTTGACAAGGCATGTGTGAAAACAGATTCGAACACTAGTCCATGGACGCTATGCACTGTTACTCAAGTAGAGGAGACCAAACAAATGATAAGAATGATTCCGATCTTGGTTGCTACATTTGTGCCTAGTACAATGATGGCTCAGATAAATACCCTTTTTGTGAAGCAAGGTACTACTCTTGACAGACACCTCGGAAGCTTCAAAATTCCCCCAGCAAGTTTGGCTGCATTTGTTACTGTGTCCTTGCTTGTTTGCATTGTGCTCTATGACCGTTTCTTTGTGAAGATCATGCAAAGGTTTACCAAGAACCCCAGAGGCATTACCCTTCTTCAGAGGATGGGAATTGGCCTTGTAATCCACACACTGATCATGATCATTGCATCTGGGACTGAAAGCTATAGACTCAAGGTTGCAAGAGAACATGGGGTAGTTGAAAGTGGAGGGCAAGTCCCTTTGAGCATATTCATTTTGCTTCCTCAGTTTATACTCATGGGAACTGCTGATGCATTCTTAGAGGTTGCAAAAATTGAGTTTTTCTATGATCAATCCCCGGAACACATGAAGAGCATTGGAACTTCATATTCCACAACTACCTTAGGCCTTGGTAACTTCATCAGTTCCTTTCTTCTCTCAACAGTGTCAAATGTCACCAAGAAAAATGGTCACAAGGGGTGGATTTTGAACAACCTCAATGAGTCTCATCTTGACTACTACTATGCATTTTTCGCAATACTAAACTTCCTCAACCTCATCTTCTTCGCGTATGTTACTAGGTTCTATGTATATAGAGTTGAAGTTTCAGATTCCATAGACAAGCTTGCAAAAGAACTGAAGGAAAAGACTGTGTCCAACGTTGTGAATCCCAAAGACTAG